The Vibrio sp. SNU_ST1 genome has a segment encoding these proteins:
- a CDS encoding lipopolysaccharide assembly protein LapB, which produces MIRVSRYFLALLVFVILGCASSDEPTNQFDAELYSGKPIDTLSSDDPPLSEKEAIMRGDVALRDNNIDLALYEYIRSLSFPEKEFHDKTLFTIGQIHSSRGNYALSEKAYLAALDFNPAHTEVLEQLGVLYTKQRRKEEGRSYFFKAINADQVRLKSSETITNYQALSQSEVAGLKVDSMSPELAFMGIGVLEDVDGKHQIAQEYFKKSLTIDKSSVKALLNMGYSHYMYGNYKEAYQYTRSALEIEPNNEKAQNNLALIYLAAGDIKKATNVFMRHMEAPEALNNVGYFLILQGKPNEAIPYLQQAIDKKASYYKVANDNLNRALAEVREMEQ; this is translated from the coding sequence ATGATACGAGTGAGTAGATATTTTCTAGCTTTATTAGTGTTCGTTATTCTTGGTTGTGCATCCTCGGATGAGCCGACAAACCAATTTGATGCAGAGTTGTATTCCGGTAAACCAATCGATACCTTAAGCAGTGATGACCCTCCACTGAGTGAGAAAGAAGCCATTATGCGTGGTGATGTGGCATTGAGGGATAACAATATCGATTTGGCCCTTTATGAATATATTCGCTCTCTATCCTTTCCTGAGAAAGAGTTTCACGATAAAACGCTTTTTACGATAGGCCAAATTCATTCATCTCGTGGTAACTATGCACTATCCGAGAAAGCTTATTTAGCAGCGCTAGATTTTAACCCTGCACATACCGAAGTCCTAGAGCAATTAGGTGTTTTGTATACAAAGCAGCGTCGCAAAGAGGAAGGACGGAGTTATTTCTTTAAAGCGATTAATGCAGATCAAGTTCGTTTAAAAAGTAGTGAAACGATTACAAATTACCAAGCCTTAAGTCAAAGTGAAGTGGCTGGTTTGAAGGTTGATAGTATGTCTCCCGAATTAGCTTTCATGGGGATAGGTGTGCTGGAAGATGTCGATGGAAAACACCAGATAGCGCAAGAGTACTTTAAAAAATCACTGACAATAGACAAAAGTTCAGTTAAAGCTTTGTTGAATATGGGGTACTCCCACTACATGTATGGCAATTACAAGGAAGCGTATCAATACACTCGTTCGGCTTTAGAGATAGAACCTAATAATGAAAAGGCTCAAAACAACCTTGCGCTTATTTACTTGGCTGCCGGGGATATCAAAAAGGCAACCAACGTTTTTATGAGACACATGGAAGCACCTGAAGCCTTGAATAATGTGGGTTATTTTTTGATTTTGCAGGGCAAGCCTAACGAAGCCATTCCTTACTTACAACAAGCTATCGATAAGAAAGCATCTTATTATAAAGTGGCGAATGACAACCTAAATAGAGCCTTGGCTGAGGTCAGAGAGATGGAGCAGTAA
- a CDS encoding type II secretion system F family protein, producing MELLNIEIWKQMLADFGVSSQMVIYAMILLTTVLLTLTLGFLFLGARSPLDKKLRQISEAGSPNNRKPYNFSNTLESLSPFLSKGNKKDNETYSQKLMHAGFHEKNALSVFYALKVLSSLVGIIAGFMVYYISFGGSYNNLLIMTCVFLGTFTPNIILSKWQKERQKKIRNGVPDALDLLVVCTESGLGFNAALGRVASELYVSQPELADELETVFAKIQAGVTMPDALRQFIDRTGLVELEGLVSLLSHASRMGGSLAQTLRDYTVDFRDKRQQAAEEIAAKIPTKMLFPMLLFIWPCFFIVALGPGIIIVIDALGAPGVSL from the coding sequence ATGGAATTATTAAATATTGAAATTTGGAAGCAAATGTTAGCCGACTTTGGAGTCAGCTCTCAGATGGTTATCTATGCAATGATTTTGCTTACCACCGTCTTGTTAACATTAACCCTAGGATTTCTTTTTTTAGGAGCACGCTCCCCTTTAGATAAGAAGCTTAGACAGATATCAGAGGCAGGTTCACCTAATAATAGGAAGCCTTATAACTTCTCTAATACGCTGGAGTCACTGAGTCCTTTTCTTAGTAAAGGCAATAAAAAGGATAATGAAACCTACTCACAAAAGCTTATGCATGCGGGGTTTCATGAAAAAAATGCGTTATCGGTTTTTTATGCGTTGAAAGTGTTATCGAGCTTGGTAGGTATCATCGCTGGTTTTATGGTTTATTACATATCATTTGGCGGCAGTTACAATAATTTGTTGATTATGACCTGTGTTTTCCTTGGGACTTTTACCCCCAATATTATTTTGAGCAAGTGGCAAAAAGAGCGTCAGAAGAAAATTAGAAATGGTGTGCCAGATGCACTTGATCTTCTTGTGGTTTGTACGGAATCTGGTCTAGGCTTTAATGCAGCACTTGGACGAGTTGCTTCTGAGCTTTATGTTTCTCAGCCAGAGTTAGCTGATGAATTAGAGACGGTTTTTGCCAAGATACAAGCAGGTGTAACCATGCCAGATGCGCTGAGGCAGTTCATTGACCGGACGGGATTGGTCGAATTAGAGGGGCTGGTTTCTTTGCTTTCTCATGCGTCTAGAATGGGGGGAAGCTTAGCGCAGACTCTTCGTGATTATACGGTAGATTTTCGAGATAAGCGTCAGCAAGCTGCTGAAGAAATCGCGGCCAAGATACCGACAAAAATGTTGTTCCCTATGCTGTTGTTTATTTGGCCTTGCTTTTTTATTGTCGCGTTAGGGCCTGGGATCATTATTGTTATTGATGCACTAGGTGCACCAGGAGTAAGTTTATGA
- a CDS encoding type II secretion system F family protein, whose translation MDNVSVSLGLLFIAVLFISQALLLPAAGKKAKHKELSRRLKETQRNIDEESLSLLKEHYNKDLSPLDRKLIVIPYFAGLKRMLELAGIRISLSRFLLIVSLCGVSLTLISIMTQQEWFISLTAFIAVWVVAYLYVQNRVTYRMARFEEQLPEALDIIRRALQAGQPLVQSFNEVGEELPDPIGAEFKNTYNLLNYGYDLRLAILQMAERVPTVSMLAFSSAVMLQKETGGNLSENLQKVSEVLRSRFKLERKIKTLSAESRLSAWILTLSPFGLFFALKVANPDYIEPLYNDPRGVSMVSVGIVLLAIGALWIKKIISIEI comes from the coding sequence ATGGATAATGTAAGTGTTTCACTCGGCCTATTATTCATCGCGGTGCTTTTTATCTCCCAAGCTTTGTTATTGCCTGCAGCGGGGAAAAAAGCTAAGCATAAAGAGCTTTCTCGACGTTTGAAAGAGACCCAACGTAATATCGATGAAGAGAGCTTATCGCTGCTCAAAGAGCATTATAATAAAGACTTATCCCCATTAGATCGCAAGCTCATCGTTATCCCTTATTTTGCTGGCTTAAAACGGATGTTGGAGCTAGCGGGGATTAGAATTTCGTTAAGCCGCTTCTTACTTATTGTTTCTCTATGTGGTGTGTCGCTCACACTGATATCAATAATGACTCAACAAGAGTGGTTCATTAGCCTAACGGCATTCATTGCTGTCTGGGTTGTTGCTTACCTGTATGTGCAAAATCGAGTGACTTATCGAATGGCTCGGTTTGAAGAGCAGCTCCCTGAAGCGTTGGATATTATTCGACGGGCATTACAAGCTGGGCAGCCGTTGGTTCAATCATTCAATGAGGTTGGTGAAGAGCTACCGGATCCTATCGGTGCTGAGTTTAAAAATACCTACAATCTACTTAACTATGGATACGACTTACGTTTGGCTATTTTACAGATGGCAGAACGTGTCCCCACCGTATCAATGTTGGCTTTTTCGAGTGCGGTAATGTTGCAGAAAGAAACGGGGGGCAACCTCTCCGAAAATCTTCAAAAAGTATCTGAAGTTCTCAGGTCTCGCTTTAAGCTCGAAAGGAAAATAAAAACGCTTTCTGCTGAAAGTCGGTTATCAGCATGGATATTAACCTTATCCCCATTTGGTTTGTTTTTTGCTTTAAAAGTGGCTAATCCGGATTATATTGAGCCGCTTTATAATGACCCGCGCGGCGTTTCGATGGTCAGTGTTGGGATCGTACTTTTAGCGATCGGAGCCCTATGGATTAAAAAGATCATCAGCATAGAGATTTAA
- a CDS encoding CpaF family protein, protein MFFKRKNVNPEFEKKVEQISHDSEDANPVEHLSNVEKSSHSRNAEANVEKEKAIDEARKVLEQELSIKHFFHKQLLETLDLGLLSSLEKERAKLDLHEAIVQLMADDGSHALSAEGRKRVIKQIEDEVFGLGPLEPLLADQTVSDILVNGPKSVYVERRGKLEKTPYTFLDDRHLRNIIDRIVSQVGRRIDEASPMVDARLVDGSRVNAIIPPLALDGPSVSIRRFAVDRLTMDNLISYDSVSPQMAKFVEAAVKGELNILISGGTGSGKTTTLNIFSGFIPRDQRIITIEDSAELQLQQPHVIRLETRPANLEGKGEISQRELVKNTLRMRPDRIVVGEVRGSEAVDMLAAMNTGHDGSLATIHANTPRDALSRVENMFSMAGWNISTKNLRAQIASAIHLVVQMERQEDGKRRMVSIQEINGMEGEVITMSEIFRFQRKGIDEDGNIIGYFTATGVVPQYHDQLVKRGLDLPFELFTETHG, encoded by the coding sequence ATGTTTTTTAAACGAAAAAATGTAAATCCAGAGTTTGAAAAAAAAGTAGAACAGATTTCGCATGATTCAGAAGATGCCAACCCTGTTGAACATTTATCAAATGTTGAGAAGTCTAGTCACTCTCGGAATGCTGAAGCTAACGTCGAAAAGGAAAAGGCGATCGATGAGGCTCGAAAAGTACTGGAACAAGAGTTATCAATAAAACACTTTTTTCATAAGCAGTTGCTTGAAACCTTGGATTTAGGGTTGCTTTCGAGTTTAGAAAAAGAGCGCGCTAAGCTTGATTTACACGAAGCAATCGTACAGTTAATGGCTGACGATGGTAGTCATGCGCTGAGTGCCGAAGGGCGTAAACGGGTAATAAAACAGATAGAAGATGAGGTTTTTGGCCTTGGGCCGCTTGAGCCTCTATTAGCCGATCAAACGGTCTCCGATATATTGGTCAATGGCCCTAAAAGTGTTTACGTTGAGCGAAGAGGTAAACTCGAAAAAACGCCATATACTTTTCTTGATGATCGCCACTTAAGAAACATTATCGACCGCATAGTAAGTCAGGTCGGACGTAGAATAGATGAAGCATCACCTATGGTAGATGCGCGCTTAGTCGATGGGTCACGTGTTAACGCCATTATTCCACCTCTTGCTTTAGATGGTCCTTCCGTTTCGATCCGTCGTTTTGCCGTTGATCGTTTGACGATGGATAACTTGATTAGCTACGACTCCGTCTCGCCTCAAATGGCTAAGTTTGTCGAAGCAGCAGTGAAAGGTGAGCTTAATATCTTGATTTCAGGAGGGACGGGGTCGGGAAAAACCACTACACTGAATATCTTTTCTGGTTTCATCCCTCGAGACCAACGAATCATTACTATTGAAGACTCTGCAGAGTTACAACTTCAACAACCCCATGTTATTCGCCTAGAAACCCGCCCTGCTAACTTAGAAGGGAAAGGGGAGATTAGTCAGAGAGAGTTAGTAAAAAACACCTTACGTATGCGACCAGACCGAATTGTAGTTGGTGAGGTGCGTGGTAGCGAAGCCGTTGATATGTTGGCGGCAATGAATACTGGTCACGATGGGTCTCTTGCGACTATTCACGCCAATACCCCCCGAGATGCCTTAAGCCGTGTCGAAAACATGTTCTCTATGGCTGGTTGGAACATTTCAACCAAAAACTTAAGAGCCCAAATTGCTTCGGCTATCCACCTTGTTGTCCAAATGGAACGACAAGAAGATGGTAAGCGCCGTATGGTGAGCATTCAAGAGATCAACGGCATGGAGGGGGAGGTGATTACCATGTCGGAAATTTTCCGTTTTCAACGTAAAGGTATTGATGAAGATGGCAATATTATCGGCTATTTCACTGCTACGGGGGTCGTACCTCAATATCATGACCAGTTAGTTAAACGTGGACTCGATCTGCCTTTCGAGCTCTTCACTGAGACTCATGGTTAA
- a CDS encoding AAA family ATPase, with translation MGEAVKITPNENDITRLRTNLKVWLIYSTDGFHSHMSHELKKCRNVHVTAFSLAAMSEEYLKNADVPELIFVEAHGNWAQKMVELQGYDLSLEEQDLSLVVLGDESDNGSLKIALRLGASDFLSHNVTLSDLLPLLKKTAAEKLENSSYGEFILFLNTKGGMGATTLALNTAIEMASQHPGEVLLLDIDLQFGVIPDYLNIVPTYSVSDAINSSNDLDEISLGTLVNKHESGLHVLSFKHENNADDFEQAQKIGRLLPILRRFYPYVIIDLSRGLDHVFASAISPATKVLLVLQQSLVSVKNTSRLIKSLKFEYGLQSDSIEVILNRYEKRHSIKLKDIEQAVGKHDIHLMPNDFKVALESANLGQPLVQSRKKSSITRSIIDLSHVLSPPEQEEKGWLKKLFS, from the coding sequence ATGGGGGAAGCGGTCAAAATTACGCCTAATGAGAACGATATTACGCGTTTGAGAACAAACCTAAAGGTCTGGTTGATCTATAGTACTGATGGCTTTCACTCACATATGAGTCATGAGCTAAAGAAATGTCGAAATGTACATGTGACAGCATTCTCTCTCGCAGCAATGAGTGAGGAATACTTAAAAAATGCCGATGTTCCAGAACTTATTTTTGTTGAAGCACATGGCAACTGGGCTCAAAAAATGGTTGAGCTACAGGGATATGACCTATCGCTAGAAGAACAAGATTTATCTTTAGTTGTACTCGGTGATGAAAGTGACAATGGCTCATTAAAAATCGCGCTGCGTCTAGGGGCTTCTGATTTCTTATCTCACAACGTGACTCTTTCTGATTTGCTCCCACTGCTTAAGAAAACGGCGGCTGAAAAGCTTGAGAACTCAAGCTACGGTGAGTTTATTCTGTTTTTAAACACCAAGGGGGGAATGGGGGCGACCACCTTGGCGTTGAATACCGCTATTGAGATGGCCAGTCAGCATCCCGGTGAGGTTTTGTTACTTGATATCGACCTTCAATTTGGTGTGATTCCTGATTATTTAAATATTGTTCCTACTTATAGTGTTTCGGATGCTATCAACAGTTCGAATGATCTAGATGAAATATCGTTAGGAACTTTAGTAAATAAGCACGAATCTGGCTTACATGTTCTAAGCTTTAAGCATGAGAACAATGCTGATGACTTTGAACAAGCACAGAAAATAGGCCGATTGCTCCCGATATTACGCCGTTTTTACCCTTATGTGATCATTGACCTCTCTAGAGGGCTAGACCATGTGTTTGCATCCGCAATATCACCAGCAACAAAAGTGCTTCTCGTTTTGCAACAAAGCCTAGTGTCAGTCAAAAACACAAGTCGACTCATTAAGTCTCTGAAATTTGAGTACGGCTTACAAAGTGATTCAATCGAGGTCATTCTGAACCGTTATGAAAAGCGACACTCAATTAAGTTAAAAGATATTGAGCAGGCGGTAGGTAAGCATGACATACACCTTATGCCTAATGATTTCAAAGTTGCGTTAGAGAGTGCCAACTTGGGGCAACCGCTAGTTCAGTCGAGAAAGAAAAGTTCTATTACTCGCTCTATCATCGACTTGTCTCACGTTCTTTCGCCACCAGAACAAGAAGAGAAAGGGTGGTTGAAAAAATTGTTTTCATAA
- a CDS encoding TadE/TadG family type IV pilus assembly protein: protein MKRYKGRIKGIAIIEFTIVSWLVFLLVFLILALGAYIFSLQMVSEATRKAARLATVCYVADRDNIAGMVVADLPLVGFTAANLEVAYLDVSGNEITSGYDTDPVFSSIKFVRARATGYGIQLIDNLSFLGTSGYLAAPSFETILPAESLGVVRADSETRNRCP from the coding sequence ATGAAACGGTACAAAGGGCGTATTAAAGGCATCGCTATTATCGAATTTACCATAGTGTCTTGGCTAGTTTTTCTCTTGGTTTTCCTTATTTTAGCGCTGGGTGCTTATATATTTTCACTTCAAATGGTCAGTGAGGCGACCAGGAAAGCCGCAAGATTGGCGACGGTTTGCTACGTTGCTGATAGGGACAATATCGCGGGAATGGTTGTCGCTGATCTCCCTCTTGTTGGTTTTACCGCGGCTAATTTGGAAGTTGCATATTTAGATGTTAGTGGGAATGAAATTACATCTGGTTATGATACGGATCCTGTCTTTAGTAGCATTAAATTTGTAAGGGCACGAGCGACAGGGTACGGAATTCAATTAATTGATAATTTGAGTTTTTTAGGTACGAGTGGTTACTTGGCTGCTCCCTCATTTGAAACCATCTTACCTGCAGAAAGTTTAGGTGTGGTAAGGGCGGACTCCGAAACTCGGAATCGGTGTCCATAA
- a CDS encoding TadE/TadG family type IV pilus assembly protein has protein sequence MKHLNKANAGFAAIEMVIATPVLLFFLILVLEFGNIMIHYNVISKSVQNGARYAVSEVYGTKGGTLAPSSEIQNVVVYGQNTVGTAILSNLVVSDVTISPPNTDSYVRVSVTYNYIPHFVSIPFSSASFSIPISVSSIMRVL, from the coding sequence ATGAAACATTTAAACAAAGCTAATGCTGGTTTTGCTGCTATCGAAATGGTAATTGCGACTCCCGTATTACTGTTTTTTCTTATCTTAGTGCTTGAATTCGGCAACATCATGATTCACTACAATGTGATCTCTAAATCTGTACAAAATGGTGCGCGCTATGCGGTTAGTGAAGTCTATGGAACCAAAGGCGGAACGCTGGCTCCCTCGTCAGAAATACAGAATGTAGTGGTTTATGGTCAAAATACGGTGGGAACGGCGATATTGTCGAATTTAGTTGTTTCTGACGTGACAATTAGCCCACCGAATACAGACAGCTATGTACGTGTGAGTGTGACCTACAATTATATTCCTCACTTTGTGTCGATCCCGTTTTCTTCGGCGAGCTTTTCTATTCCGATTAGTGTCTCTTCGATAATGAGGGTGTTGTGA
- a CDS encoding TadE/TadG family type IV pilus assembly protein codes for MLYRVSKSPRKQQGLVVVLVTAALLVFLAVSALAVDVNHMLVNKTRLQNAVDSAALAAATILDNSKDKDAVDAEIVTALNAMAASTGNHEIDFTTASINIDYSNDPQDFTGTATFGENDDVYVRVRVDSLDMDEFFIQMFGLVKEVSASAVAGPSSGQEVINNVVPIGVCIGDGSSDNDIDPEDGYHDVTGEAITNVFGYEVGTVHALKVGDSSLSEMGNGNYHLLDFGSGGNTIKEGLGGSYDQPVQIGEDITTKPGGTVGPTGDGLNTRFGDYGGGLSASDYPSDYVTTEPTDEITIDASTGDIDFDGTYDYAQYEIDTNACIASGGTGCAANGVAWRRVLAIPMVDCSGKSGGATDFTVNKIGCFFLLQKAPTNNSGTPAVFGEFIHSCSVVGGSGSTVSTTEGTYKIVLYKDPDSGES; via the coding sequence ATGTTGTATCGAGTATCAAAAAGTCCCAGAAAACAGCAAGGCTTAGTTGTCGTATTAGTTACCGCTGCTTTGCTTGTTTTCTTAGCTGTGTCAGCGTTGGCTGTAGATGTTAACCATATGCTGGTTAATAAAACACGCTTACAAAATGCTGTAGATTCAGCGGCGTTAGCTGCGGCAACCATACTGGACAATAGTAAAGACAAAGATGCGGTGGATGCTGAAATAGTCACTGCGCTAAATGCAATGGCAGCGTCAACAGGAAATCATGAGATTGATTTTACCACCGCTTCCATAAACATTGATTACTCTAACGACCCTCAGGATTTTACTGGAACAGCCACCTTCGGTGAAAACGATGATGTTTATGTGCGCGTTCGAGTAGATTCGTTGGATATGGATGAGTTTTTTATTCAAATGTTTGGGCTAGTGAAAGAGGTTTCAGCAAGTGCAGTCGCTGGGCCAAGCTCTGGGCAAGAGGTCATTAATAATGTTGTACCGATTGGGGTATGCATTGGTGATGGCTCCTCTGATAACGATATTGATCCTGAGGATGGGTATCATGACGTTACTGGCGAAGCAATAACCAATGTGTTTGGTTATGAGGTTGGGACTGTTCATGCGTTGAAGGTAGGTGACAGTAGCTTGTCGGAAATGGGCAACGGTAATTATCATCTATTGGATTTTGGCTCTGGTGGTAACACAATCAAAGAGGGCTTAGGTGGTAGTTATGATCAGCCGGTTCAAATTGGTGAAGATATTACGACCAAACCTGGTGGTACGGTTGGCCCCACAGGCGATGGTTTGAATACTCGTTTTGGCGATTATGGTGGTGGCTTATCGGCATCCGATTACCCTTCAGATTATGTGACTACAGAGCCTACCGATGAGATAACGATTGACGCTAGTACCGGAGATATCGATTTTGATGGTACCTACGACTATGCTCAATATGAAATAGATACTAATGCTTGTATCGCGAGTGGTGGAACTGGGTGTGCGGCTAACGGTGTTGCATGGCGTCGAGTTTTAGCAATACCTATGGTTGATTGTTCTGGTAAAAGTGGTGGGGCCACTGATTTTACAGTGAATAAAATTGGTTGTTTTTTCTTGTTGCAAAAAGCACCAACAAATAATTCAGGGACACCAGCCGTATTTGGCGAATTTATTCACTCCTGCAGCGTTGTTGGTGGATCTGGCAGTACTGTGTCGACAACTGAAGGAACTTATAAGATTGTTTTGTATAAGGATCCGGATAGTGGGGAGTCTTGA
- a CDS encoding type II and III secretion system protein family protein: MKIIITCILSFVCFSTLSFAALQTGKTVTVPHHKSTHVVLSGKASKVSLGDPDVLDIVMLKSSELFLIGKKLGATNLMAWDARGQLIESINIEVTHDLNSLKAKLYEFLPDETIEVHSAQNRLLLSGQVSNQQQMNVAMRIAETYSSGETADESKESGSEQAAATGVINLMSIGGAQQVMLEVTVAEVQRSLVRKFDANFHFFQTSGSNISWGASSVPAGVLGATPIFDIPTSTDYGILGSFIDSNTLFTFALDVAKQNGVAKVLAEPNLTALSGSKAEFLAGGEFPIPVPDEDGITIEYKEYGVGLKFIPTVLSDKKINLNLAVDVSEIANSSSLTIDPGTTNATYFIPPITRRSASSTLELADGQTIGIAGLLSENVRDVSNKMPGIGDVPILGQLFNSQEYVSGETELVILVTPRLAKPIDRSKVTLPTDAFVDPNDLEYYLLGRSAYIAEPSESGSEQSQASQDISPTDGGSEGSFGHDL, translated from the coding sequence ATGAAAATAATAATAACGTGTATTTTGAGCTTCGTTTGTTTCTCTACACTGAGCTTTGCTGCTCTACAAACGGGTAAGACGGTAACGGTTCCTCATCACAAATCAACGCATGTGGTGTTGTCCGGGAAAGCGAGCAAAGTGTCGCTTGGTGATCCTGATGTACTTGATATTGTGATGTTGAAATCGAGCGAGCTGTTTTTAATCGGAAAAAAATTAGGTGCTACTAACTTAATGGCGTGGGATGCCCGTGGCCAACTGATTGAATCGATCAACATCGAAGTCACTCATGATCTTAATAGCTTAAAAGCGAAGTTATATGAGTTTCTTCCTGATGAAACTATTGAGGTGCACAGTGCCCAGAATCGCTTGCTGCTGAGTGGGCAGGTGAGTAATCAGCAACAAATGAATGTAGCGATGCGAATAGCAGAAACCTACTCTTCGGGTGAAACTGCCGATGAATCGAAGGAAAGTGGTAGCGAGCAAGCGGCAGCGACAGGTGTTATCAACTTGATGTCTATTGGCGGTGCTCAACAAGTTATGTTGGAAGTGACGGTTGCCGAGGTTCAAAGAAGCTTGGTGAGAAAATTTGATGCAAACTTTCACTTCTTCCAAACGAGCGGATCGAATATTTCTTGGGGGGCGTCGTCAGTTCCTGCTGGTGTTCTAGGTGCTACGCCAATCTTTGATATTCCAACCTCTACTGATTACGGCATTTTAGGCTCCTTCATTGATAGTAATACCCTGTTTACATTCGCCCTGGATGTTGCAAAACAGAATGGTGTGGCGAAAGTATTAGCTGAGCCTAACTTAACGGCATTAAGTGGCTCCAAGGCTGAGTTTTTAGCGGGTGGTGAATTCCCTATCCCTGTGCCTGATGAAGATGGCATTACGATTGAATATAAAGAGTATGGAGTTGGATTAAAATTTATCCCAACGGTTCTGAGTGATAAAAAGATCAATCTAAACTTGGCTGTTGATGTGAGTGAAATCGCCAATAGCAGCTCGTTAACGATTGACCCAGGAACAACCAATGCGACCTACTTTATCCCTCCAATTACTCGTCGAAGCGCGTCATCGACGCTTGAGCTAGCCGACGGACAAACTATCGGTATTGCTGGTTTACTCAGTGAGAATGTCAGAGATGTGAGTAACAAAATGCCGGGTATTGGTGATGTCCCTATCTTAGGGCAACTGTTTAATAGCCAAGAGTATGTTTCTGGAGAAACCGAGTTAGTTATTCTTGTCACTCCTAGACTCGCTAAGCCTATTGACCGAAGTAAAGTGACCTTGCCAACAGATGCGTTCGTTGATCCGAATGATTTGGAATATTACTTGTTAGGCCGAAGTGCTTATATAGCTGAACCGTCTGAATCGGGTTCAGAACAATCTCAAGCTTCACAGGATATATCACCGACAGATGGTGGTAGCGAAGGCTCATTTGGGCATGATTTATAA
- the cpaB gene encoding Flp pilus assembly protein CpaB yields the protein MNKSQVFLLFLLSVVFGLAAVFFAKQWMEDQVQPTVEVETVERHPVVVASQEIEAGTIIEEQFLATKLIEVDWINENNYTDASELVGKVVANTVYAGELLHKMRFTIPGEGSTLAALIPENKRAVTIRVDDVIGVAGFLLPGNKVDILSTVSYSKNSVTTRTVLKDIKVLAVDQTAKTKENSPIIVRAVTLEVSPKDAEKLLTAKSKGSIQLTLRNPHEVDKKVVRRYVPKPSVTIIKGTQASSVRVKD from the coding sequence ATGAATAAGAGTCAAGTTTTCCTACTGTTTTTACTGTCCGTAGTATTTGGCTTAGCAGCTGTATTTTTTGCTAAGCAGTGGATGGAAGATCAAGTTCAACCGACTGTTGAAGTCGAGACTGTGGAGCGTCACCCGGTAGTGGTGGCATCACAAGAAATTGAAGCTGGAACCATTATTGAGGAGCAGTTCTTAGCGACAAAGCTGATCGAAGTTGATTGGATCAATGAAAATAATTATACCGATGCATCTGAATTGGTTGGCAAGGTTGTAGCCAATACTGTTTATGCTGGCGAATTGCTCCACAAAATGCGTTTTACTATTCCAGGAGAAGGCTCAACGCTTGCTGCATTAATACCTGAGAATAAACGAGCGGTCACAATACGAGTGGATGACGTTATTGGCGTGGCTGGTTTTCTATTGCCCGGCAATAAAGTCGATATTCTTAGCACGGTTTCGTATAGCAAAAATTCAGTAACAACCCGTACCGTGTTGAAAGACATCAAGGTACTAGCTGTAGACCAAACAGCAAAAACGAAAGAAAACAGCCCTATTATCGTACGAGCTGTGACGTTAGAGGTTTCACCTAAAGATGCTGAAAAACTTTTAACAGCAAAGAGCAAGGGCAGTATTCAACTGACACTGAGAAATCCTCATGAAGTTGACAAAAAAGTTGTTCGTCGATACGTACCTAAGCCGAGCGTAACGATCATTAAAGGTACTCAAGCATCCAGTGTTCGCGTCAAGGATTGA